The Chloroflexus aggregans DSM 9485 genome segment TGGTGGCGTATGGTCATCCGCGCCAAGAGTTTTGGATTGCCCGTAATCAGCCGGTGTTACAAATTCCGTTGGCAATGGGAGTAGGGGGAACGTTTGATTATCTGGCCGGACGTGTACCGCGTGCACCACGACTGTTACGTCGGTTAGGGTTGGAATGGGCGTTTCGGTTAGTGGTGCAACCAGCACGTTGGCGCCGGATCATAGATGCCGTACCGGTCTTTGCGTTAACCGTAGTAAGCCAAGGTCGGTCAAGAGATAAGGTTTGCCGATCAAAGTGCCGGCAGGAGTAGCCGGCTATTGAAGTGAGGAGTGCTATGGCGCAGACAACCGCAGAAAAGATCGCAGCCCTGCGTGAGCGACGTGAACGGGCACGCAATCAGGATCCGACAGCAATTGCTCGCCAACATGAGCGTGGTAAATTGACTGCACGGGAGCGCATTGATCGGCTGCTTGATCCCGGTTCGTTTGTCGAACTCGATGCGTTTGCCGTTCATCGGACATCGGCGTTTGGGATGGAACGGCGCAAGCCACTTGGTGATGGGGTTATTACCGGTCACGGGACGATAGATGGGCGTCCGGTATGTGTCTTCGCACAAGACTTTACCGTGTTCGGTGGTTCGCTCGGTGAGGTATTTGCCGAGAAGATTTGCAAGGTGATGGATCTGGCGTTGCGGATGGGGGTGCCATGTATTGGGATTAACGACAGTGGTGGTGCGCGGATTCAGGAAGGTGTGGTTAGTCTTGGTGGCTACGCCGAAATCTTCTACCGTAACGTGCTCAGTAGCGGCGTGATCCCTCAACTTTCGATTATTGCCGGCCCCTGCGCCGGTGGTGCGGTCTATTCACCGGCCATGACCGATTTTATCTTTATGGTCAAAAACATTAGTCAAATGTTTATTACCGGTCCTGATGTAATCAAGACGGTGACCGGTGAAGAAGTAGGGTTTGAAGAATTGGGCGGAGCTATGACCCACAGCACGCGGAGTGGGGTAGCCCATTTTGCTGCCGATACAGAGGACGAGTGCTTTGATCAATTACGGACACTGCTATCGTTCTTACCCTCGAATAATATGGAAGATCCGCCGTATCAACCGCCGACCGATGATCCTGAGCGGATGGATGAGGAGTTGCAGAGTATTATCCCTGATAATCCGCGCAAAGCCTACGATATGATTAAAGTGATTGAATCGGTAGTTGATGACGGGTTTTTCTTTGAGGTGCAGCCGGCGTGGGCCAAAAAATATTGTGATCGGTTTTGCCCGGCTCGATGGGCATGTGGTTGGGGTCGTCGGTAATCAGCCATTGCAGATGGCCGGCACGCTCGATATTGACAGTTCGGTGAAGGCAGCGCGGTTTGTGCGCTTCTGCGATGCCTTTAACATCCCCTTGGTGACGTTTGTTGATGTACCCGGATTCTTGCCGGGCACCCAGCAAGAGTACGGCGGTATCATTCGCCATGGTGCTAAGCTGCTATACGCCTATTGCGAAGCGACCGTGCCGAAGTTGACGGTCATAACTCGTAAAGCATATGGTGGGGCATACGATGTGATGGCCAGTAAACATATTCGCGCGGATTTCAACTTTGCGTGGCCGACTGCGGAGATTGCGGTAATGGGTGTGGATGCCGCAGTGCGGATCATCTTTCGCAAAGAGTTAGCCGAAGCCGATGACCCGGCTGCCCGACTGGCCGAACTGGTGGAAGATTACCAGAATCGCTTTGCGAACCCGTATGTAGCTGCTGAGCGAGGGTATATCGACGCCGTGATTGAACCGCGCGAGACACGTCCGGCGTTGATCCGTGCGTTACGCTTGGCCCGTACAAAGCGGCAGAGCCTGCCGGCGCGTAAACACGGCAATATTCCGCTATGATGCACCTAATTTTCGTGAGAGGCTGGATTTTCGATCTGGAGTCTAGATGCACATTGGCTGAGGCGTATGCTATCATAGTAGTATCACCAGAACCCTTTCGTTGGGATAGGGTTGTCGTCTGTTGACAAATATGTACCTCAAGGGGATAGGATCCCCAAATGCACCGTAACCATTGCAATGAAGCGCAGTGTTTGGGCCAATGAGGTGCTGGAATGTCGGTAGTACTCGCGCACAACATTGAGCTTTGTTCGATACAAGCGCAAGAAGTGTTCCTGCGCGAGGCAGTTGGTGTGGTGCGGTTTGTCGACAACTGGGTGCTCAAGGAGTGGCTAACGCGTGACGAAGCGTACAAACATGTGCTGCCCAACCCACACGAGGCAGCCCTGAGACGGCAACCGAACGCGATCAAGTGCATACCTAAGCGTGTACCGCAGTATGCCATCACGAATCTGGACAAGGCATGCAATCGCTTTTTCCGTAAGGAAAGCGGGTATTCCACCTTCAAGAAGAAGGGTAGGCACGACAGTGCCCGTTTTGACAACGGGTTGGGCATCGTTCGCTATGCAGGTAAGCGTATCAACCTACCCTTTGTCGGGGGGGTAAAGATGCGTGAGGCGCTGCGCTTGATTGGCAAAACCCGGTCTGCCACGTGCGCGAGCGTGGCAGACCGTTGGTACGTTTCTCTCCCTGTCGAGGTTGAAGTGCTCAAGCCCATCCGCGAGAGCCAAGCAGCGGTGGGCATTGATCTGGGCGTCACCACGGCGGCAACACTTTCAACCGGTGAAAGACTGGAAGGCCCGCAAGCGTTACCCAAGCATCTTAAGCGTCTGCGCCGTTTGAGCCATCACTATCGTTGCAAAGCCATCGGCAGCAACAACCGGCGCAAATCGGCGCGGTGCTTGGCGCGGTTTCACGCGCGCATTGCCACCATTTGGCGGGATTGGCTGCACGACCGGCAGCTTGCCCGCGCGCTTGTCGACATTAGGATGGATAAGTTCAAGCGCCAGCTTCGCGACCAGACGGCGCTCTCTGGTGCGATGCTGGTGGAAGCCAATCCGTGGTTTCCCTCCTCGAAGATGTGTTTAGGGTGCGGTACCGTGGTGAAAAACTTGCCGCGTTCCGTTTGGGAATGGACGGGCGACAGGTGTGGTACGCACCATGACTGCGATGTGAATGCGGCAAAAATCTTGAGTGCCCGGTACTCACGAGGGGAGTTGCGCCGCCGTCACGCCTGTGGAGACCGGTCCTGCGGCGGGATAGCGCCGTACCGGTCTCTGCGTATCTCGTCGGTGAAGAAGGAATCAAACGTGTCCTCTTTGGGCATGGTTCGAGCAACGGAAGGTAGGAATGACCGATCAAGAAGGCGCCTCCGAACAAGTTATCGAATTGCGCCTGCCGAGCCGTTTGGGGTATGAGCGAGTCGCTATGGACACGGCAGCGTCGCTGGCGCGTCGCATGGGTTTTTCGCCCGATCGAATCGATGCGCTGCGGACAGCGATTGGTGAGGCGGTAACAAATGCCATCGAACACGGCAATCAGTCTGACGCTGCCATGAAGGTAGTAGTCGTACTTACCATTCGGCCTGATGAATTGATCGTGAGTGTGGCCGATCAGGGTCGCCAATTCCTCGATCCAACTCGGACGACAGCACAGCCCCGTATTGCTGATGCTTTGCAACGGGCCGATAAGGGTGGTTGGGGTATCTGGTTGATACGCGAGTTAATGGACAAGGTGGAGTTTACTTTAGCGCCAGATGGGGGGAATCAGGTACGGATGGTGGTTCATCTCGAACGATCGTCAACGAATAACCACTAAACCGGGAAGAGTCATGCATCTCATCCTACCCAGCATTCTTGGCTATGAAGTGATTGCCCGTGATGCGGTCTCGACGCTCGCTTTACGGTGTGGCATGCCACAGGAGCGCATAGAGGACGTGAAGACAGTACTTTGCGAGGCATGCACGAGCGCGATGGAACAGGGGTGCCATTCCGATCCGCAACGTAAAATACAAGTCGTGTGTGAGGTAGATGAACGTCAACTGGTCGTTGAAGTGTATGCTGAGATTGGCGGCTCATTGGTATTACCGTGCAAGCCGGTGCAATGGTCGCTCAAACAACCTACATCACCGCGCGACTTGGGGCTTGGGTTAATTGTGTCGCTTGCGGATGAAGTAAGCGTTAGCGCCGATTCTCACAATGGTACGCGGATGCGCTTCGTGTTTTATCGCGATCCGGCCGGTGTCGGGGGGAAT includes the following:
- a CDS encoding RNA-guided endonuclease InsQ/TnpB family protein, with amino-acid sequence MSVVLAHNIELCSIQAQEVFLREAVGVVRFVDNWVLKEWLTRDEAYKHVLPNPHEAALRRQPNAIKCIPKRVPQYAITNLDKACNRFFRKESGYSTFKKKGRHDSARFDNGLGIVRYAGKRINLPFVGGVKMREALRLIGKTRSATCASVADRWYVSLPVEVEVLKPIRESQAAVGIDLGVTTAATLSTGERLEGPQALPKHLKRLRRLSHHYRCKAIGSNNRRKSARCLARFHARIATIWRDWLHDRQLARALVDIRMDKFKRQLRDQTALSGAMLVEANPWFPSSKMCLGCGTVVKNLPRSVWEWTGDRCGTHHDCDVNAAKILSARYSRGELRRRHACGDRSCGGIAPYRSLRISSVKKESNVSSLGMVRATEGRNDRSRRRLRTSYRIAPAEPFGV
- a CDS encoding ATP-binding protein, with translation MHLILPSILGYEVIARDAVSTLALRCGMPQERIEDVKTVLCEACTSAMEQGCHSDPQRKIQVVCEVDERQLVVEVYAEIGGSLVLPCKPVQWSLKQPTSPRDLGLGLIVSLADEVSVSADSHNGTRMRFVFYRDPAGVGGNM
- a CDS encoding ATP-binding protein, coding for MTDQEGASEQVIELRLPSRLGYERVAMDTAASLARRMGFSPDRIDALRTAIGEAVTNAIEHGNQSDAAMKVVVVLTIRPDELIVSVADQGRQFLDPTRTTAQPRIADALQRADKGGWGIWLIRELMDKVEFTLAPDGGNQVRMVVHLERSSTNNH